A stretch of Corynebacterium timonense DNA encodes these proteins:
- the ileS gene encoding isoleucine--tRNA ligase, whose product MSDVGGVYPKVDMTGGSSKFPEMEREVLAYWGKDGTFEASLRNREGGDEYVFNDGPPFANGLPHYGHLLTGYVKDIVPRYRTMSGYHVPRVFGWDCHGLPAELEAEKQLGITDKGEIESMGLDKFNEYCATSVLQYAGEWEDYVTRQARWVDFDNGYKTMDLDYMESVMWAFKELYDKGLIYQGFRVLPYSWAEHTPLSNQETRLDDSYRDRQDPTVTVTLPLTGPREGFPAHKTWAEHPELDGAAAIAWTTTPWTLPSNLALAVGPEIEYSLVEVGEDGAEGFVGAKLLLATNLLGAYAKELGEEPAVLATFTGSELEGLEYTPVFDYFADHDNAFMVLVADYVSTEDGTGIVHQAPAFGEDDMATTQQYGIDLVIPVDADGKFTSLVPEYAGKLVFDANRDIIRDLKAKNRVLRDQTIVHSYPHSWRSGEPLIYMALPAWFVKVTDVRDRMVELNQQIEWIPGHIRDGQFGKWLEGARDWNISRTRYWGSPVPAWVSDNPEYPRVDVYGSLDELERDFGERPASLHRPYIDELVRPNPDDPTGRSMMRRVPDVLDCWFESGSMPFAQYHYPFDNAEEHDARQPADFIVEYSGQTRGWFYVQHVLATALFDRPAFKKVVAHGIVLGNDGLKMSKSKGNYPDVNEVFDRDGSDAMRWFLMSSPILRGGNLIVTEQGIREGVRQALLPLWNAYSFLQLYSSTEARWSTDSTHVLDRYILAKTHDLVAGVDAALADTRIADACDEVRQFADTLTNWYVRRSRDRFWEGQEAHPEAFDTLYTVLEIVARVVAPLLPYISEVIWRGLTGERSVHLADYPQASEIPADDDLVAAMDATRAVCSAASSVRKANKLRNRLPLPKLTVALPNSASLAEFAATIRDEVNVKDVELTDDVDSAGSFEVVVNAKVAGPQLGRDVQRAIKNVKAGNYVREGHNVVVDGDIVLTPELYTERLVAENPESTARVSGEGGVDGLVVLDTTVTPELEAEGWAADVIRGLQDARKSEDFAVSDRISVVLSVPDSKQEWARGHARHIAAETLATSFDVVVGDTLEHEIVEGVTATVVKNA is encoded by the coding sequence ATGTCGGACGTCGGCGGCGTGTACCCCAAGGTGGATATGACGGGCGGCAGCTCGAAGTTTCCCGAGATGGAGCGCGAGGTGCTCGCGTACTGGGGAAAGGACGGGACGTTTGAGGCGTCGTTACGCAACCGCGAAGGCGGCGACGAGTACGTCTTCAACGACGGCCCGCCGTTTGCCAACGGCCTGCCGCACTACGGCCACCTGCTGACGGGCTACGTCAAGGACATTGTCCCGCGCTACCGCACGATGTCCGGCTACCACGTCCCGCGCGTGTTCGGTTGGGACTGCCACGGCCTGCCCGCCGAGCTCGAGGCGGAAAAGCAGCTGGGCATCACGGACAAGGGCGAGATCGAGTCCATGGGCTTGGACAAATTCAACGAGTACTGCGCCACTTCCGTCCTGCAGTACGCCGGTGAGTGGGAGGACTACGTCACCCGCCAGGCCCGCTGGGTCGACTTCGACAACGGCTACAAGACGATGGACCTGGACTACATGGAGTCCGTCATGTGGGCGTTCAAGGAGCTCTACGACAAGGGGCTGATCTACCAGGGCTTCCGCGTCCTGCCGTACTCCTGGGCGGAGCACACCCCGCTGTCGAACCAAGAGACGCGCCTCGACGACTCGTACCGCGACCGCCAAGACCCGACCGTCACGGTCACCCTGCCGCTAACCGGTCCGCGCGAGGGTTTCCCGGCGCACAAGACGTGGGCTGAGCACCCGGAGCTCGACGGCGCCGCCGCCATCGCCTGGACCACGACGCCGTGGACCCTCCCGTCGAACCTCGCCCTCGCCGTCGGCCCGGAGATCGAGTACTCCCTCGTCGAGGTCGGCGAGGACGGCGCGGAGGGTTTCGTCGGCGCGAAACTGTTGCTGGCCACCAACCTGCTCGGCGCCTACGCAAAGGAGCTGGGGGAGGAGCCCGCCGTGCTGGCCACCTTTACGGGCTCCGAGCTGGAGGGCCTGGAGTACACACCGGTGTTTGACTACTTCGCCGACCACGACAACGCCTTCATGGTGCTCGTTGCCGATTACGTCTCCACCGAGGACGGCACCGGCATTGTGCACCAAGCGCCCGCCTTCGGTGAGGACGATATGGCCACGACGCAGCAGTACGGCATCGACCTTGTCATCCCCGTCGACGCCGACGGAAAGTTCACTTCGCTCGTGCCCGAGTACGCCGGAAAGCTCGTCTTTGACGCCAACCGCGACATCATCCGCGACCTCAAGGCCAAAAACCGGGTCCTGCGCGACCAGACGATCGTGCACTCCTACCCGCACTCCTGGCGCTCGGGCGAACCGCTCATCTACATGGCGCTGCCCGCCTGGTTTGTCAAGGTCACCGACGTGCGCGACCGCATGGTCGAGCTGAACCAGCAGATCGAATGGATCCCTGGCCACATCCGCGACGGCCAGTTTGGCAAGTGGCTCGAGGGCGCGCGCGACTGGAACATCTCTCGCACCCGCTACTGGGGCTCGCCGGTTCCGGCCTGGGTCTCCGACAACCCGGAGTACCCGCGCGTGGACGTCTACGGCTCGCTCGACGAGCTGGAGCGGGACTTCGGCGAGCGCCCCGCCTCGCTGCACCGGCCCTACATCGACGAACTCGTGCGCCCGAACCCGGACGACCCGACCGGGCGGTCCATGATGCGGCGCGTGCCCGACGTGCTCGACTGCTGGTTCGAGTCCGGCTCCATGCCGTTCGCGCAGTACCACTACCCCTTCGACAACGCCGAGGAGCACGACGCGCGCCAGCCCGCGGACTTCATCGTCGAGTACTCGGGCCAGACCCGCGGCTGGTTCTACGTCCAACACGTGCTGGCCACGGCGTTGTTCGACCGCCCGGCGTTTAAGAAGGTCGTCGCCCACGGCATTGTGCTGGGCAACGACGGGCTGAAGATGTCGAAGTCCAAGGGCAACTACCCGGACGTCAACGAGGTGTTTGACCGCGACGGCTCGGACGCCATGCGCTGGTTTCTCATGTCCTCGCCCATCCTGCGCGGCGGCAACCTCATCGTCACCGAGCAGGGCATCCGCGAGGGTGTGCGCCAGGCGCTGCTGCCGCTGTGGAACGCCTACAGCTTCCTGCAGCTGTACTCCTCCACGGAGGCGCGCTGGTCCACCGACTCCACCCACGTGCTCGACCGCTACATCCTGGCCAAGACCCACGACCTCGTCGCAGGCGTCGACGCCGCGCTGGCGGATACCCGCATCGCCGACGCCTGCGACGAGGTGCGCCAGTTCGCCGACACCCTGACCAACTGGTACGTGCGCCGCTCCCGCGACCGCTTCTGGGAGGGCCAGGAGGCGCACCCGGAGGCCTTTGACACCCTGTACACGGTGCTCGAAATCGTCGCGCGCGTGGTGGCCCCGCTGCTGCCGTACATCTCCGAGGTGATCTGGCGCGGCCTGACCGGCGAGCGCTCCGTGCACCTCGCCGACTACCCCCAGGCCAGCGAGATCCCGGCCGACGACGACTTGGTCGCGGCCATGGACGCCACCCGTGCGGTGTGCTCCGCGGCCAGCTCGGTGCGCAAGGCGAACAAGCTGCGCAACCGCCTGCCGCTGCCGAAGCTCACGGTGGCGCTGCCGAACTCAGCGTCCCTCGCGGAGTTCGCGGCCACCATCCGCGACGAGGTCAACGTCAAGGACGTCGAGCTCACCGACGACGTGGACTCCGCGGGTTCCTTCGAGGTGGTCGTCAACGCGAAGGTCGCGGGACCGCAGCTCGGCCGCGACGTACAGCGCGCGATCAAGAACGTCAAGGCGGGCAACTACGTCCGTGAGGGCCACAACGTCGTGGTCGACGGCGACATCGTGCTCACCCCGGAGCTCTACACCGAGCGGCTGGTTGCGGAGAACCCGGAGTCTACCGCCCGCGTGAGCGGCGAGGGCGGGGTCGACGGATTGGTCGTCCTCGACACCACGGTGACCCCCGAGCTCGAGGCGGAGGGCTGGGCGGCGGACGTGATCCGTGGCCTGCAGGACGCCCGCAAGAGCGAGGATTTCGCGGTGTCCGACCGGATCTCGGTGGTGCTGAGCGTGCCGGACTCCAAACAGGAGTGGGCACGCGGGCATGCGCGGCACATCGCCGCAGAAACGCTGGCGACGTCCTTCGACGTGGTTGTCGGCGACACGCTCGAACACGAGATCGTGGAGGGCGTGACGGCCACCGTGGTGAAAAACGCGTAG
- a CDS encoding IS3 family transposase (programmed frameshift): protein MRARSSLSEVQREQLVDLFEQGMGSHAASRVVGVSRDTARTLYRRFQLRGRLCLVEKPNKQRYSFETKKEVVERHLAGESKMDLAREFNLSSDQLVKDWVIKWRKGGDEALRPKPKGRPKGSGKPKVLSEEEKLRRQVERLEAEIAYLKKPAGLEEPGTRLKAQAIVILKSHHRLEYLLDAAGMARSTSFYHQKRLTAPDKHAELKQAIRDSFKRNKHRYGYRRVLLDLRNQGWIVNHKLVLKLMREMGLKAKIRQRRPYVSYTGTTSHIAENTLERNFTPDKPNSVFVSDVTEFKVAGRKVYLSPVMDLFDRAIVAHTVATSPTTALTSASLAQAIEACAPEPGWMIHTDQGFQYQHSSWRTLISQHHGVQSMSRKGNCYDNAVMENFFGHLKTEMFHGEVFDTIEQFIAAVDEYIQWYNTQRLQQRLKGLTPMQYRNQTLETLTA, encoded by the exons TTGAGAGCACGTAGTTCGCTGAGTGAAGTTCAGCGTGAGCAGTTAGTCGACCTTTTCGAGCAGGGAATGGGTTCCCACGCCGCTTCTCGTGTTGTCGGTGTCTCGAGGGATACAGCGCGGACACTCTATCGCCGTTTCCAACTGCGTGGCAGGCTATGTCTCGTGGAGAAACCGAACAAGCAGCGCTACTCCTTCGAGACGAAGAAGGAGGTTGTGGAACGTCATCTTGCCGGTGAGTCGAAGATGGATCTTGCCCGAGAGTTCAATCTTTCATCCGACCAACTCGTCAAGGACTGGGTGATTAAGTGGCGCAAAGGCGGCGACGAGGCTCTGCGCCCGAAGCCGAAGGGCAGGCCGAAAGGTTCAGGCAAACCGAAGGTGCTTTCTGAGGAAGAAAAGCTTCGCCGCCAGGTTGAACGGCTGGAAGCGGAAATCGCCTACTTAAAAAAAC CTGCGGGACTTGAGGAACCAGGGACACGCCTAAAAGCCCAGGCGATCGTCATCCTCAAGTCACACCACCGCTTGGAGTACCTCCTGGATGCGGCCGGCATGGCACGCTCGACATCCTTCTACCACCAGAAACGACTCACCGCACCGGATAAACATGCCGAGCTCAAACAGGCGATCCGGGACAGTTTTAAGCGCAACAAACACCGCTACGGCTACCGGCGGGTACTGCTCGACCTTCGGAACCAAGGTTGGATAGTCAACCACAAACTTGTCTTAAAGCTCATGCGTGAGATGGGCTTGAAAGCCAAGATCCGCCAGCGCAGGCCCTACGTCTCCTACACAGGCACAACCAGTCACATCGCCGAGAACACACTCGAGCGCAACTTCACCCCGGATAAACCCAACTCTGTTTTCGTCAGCGACGTCACCGAGTTCAAGGTCGCCGGCCGCAAGGTGTATCTCTCACCGGTGATGGACCTGTTCGACCGCGCAATCGTCGCCCACACAGTGGCCACATCGCCAACCACAGCGTTGACCTCGGCCTCGTTGGCGCAGGCGATCGAAGCGTGTGCTCCAGAGCCGGGCTGGATGATCCACACCGATCAAGGATTCCAATACCAGCACTCATCCTGGCGCACCCTGATTAGCCAGCACCATGGAGTCCAGTCAATGTCACGCAAAGGCAATTGCTACGACAACGCGGTCATGGAGAACTTCTTCGGCCACCTGAAAACCGAAATGTTCCACGGAGAAGTCTTCGACACCATTGAGCAATTCATCGCCGCGGTCGACGAGTACATCCAGTGGTACAACACGCAACGACTCCAACAACGACTCAAGGGCCTGACCCCGATGCAATACCGGAATCAGACCCTTGAAACCCTAACCGCCTAG
- a CDS encoding YggT family protein: protein MALFGAAICALIGLYTTVVVIRIIVEMIQSFSKQFAPPRWFMVVAEAMFVVTDPPVMALRRLIPPLRLSGGVGLDVSVIVLFLILAIAQVLAQALLVVPFL, encoded by the coding sequence GTGGCATTGTTTGGAGCAGCTATCTGCGCACTTATCGGCTTGTACACCACGGTGGTGGTGATCCGAATTATCGTCGAGATGATCCAGTCCTTCTCGAAGCAGTTTGCGCCGCCGCGCTGGTTCATGGTGGTGGCGGAGGCGATGTTCGTGGTCACCGACCCACCGGTCATGGCGCTGCGGCGCCTCATCCCTCCGCTGCGCCTGAGCGGGGGAGTGGGCCTCGACGTCAGCGTCATCGTGCTGTTTCTTATCCTGGCTATTGCCCAAGTGTTGGCGCAGGCATTATTGGTGGTGCCCTTCCTGTAG
- a CDS encoding DivIVA domain-containing protein — translation MPLTPADVHNVAFSKPPIGKRGYNEDEVDQFLDLVEDTLAQLQDENDELRARVEELGKGGQPAAAAPVRDSGVNEAAIRKEIEQELRSTYEQKLRAAEEAKTRAENEARSAKDDATRARKEASEAAEKARAQQAQPAAEAQPATQKADGDATADTHVQAAKVLGMAQEMADRLTSEAQEEARSMLDEARGAAQRQIQDAENRSRTQLEEADKKAKQTTEQAESRAQQLVSDAERTATETTNEANSRAEAQIRQAEEQAAKLRSDAERKHTEIMNTVKQQQSALENRIGELRTFEREYRTRLKTLLQSQLEELETRGTFAPGNSNDDK, via the coding sequence ATGCCGCTCACACCAGCAGACGTGCACAATGTCGCTTTTAGCAAGCCGCCCATCGGCAAGCGCGGTTACAACGAGGACGAGGTCGACCAGTTCCTCGACCTCGTTGAAGACACGCTTGCACAGCTGCAGGACGAGAACGACGAGCTGCGCGCTCGTGTAGAGGAGCTGGGGAAGGGCGGTCAACCGGCCGCGGCAGCCCCAGTGCGCGACAGCGGCGTGAACGAGGCCGCGATCCGCAAGGAGATCGAGCAGGAGCTGCGTTCCACCTACGAGCAGAAGCTACGCGCCGCGGAGGAGGCGAAAACCCGCGCGGAGAACGAGGCACGCTCTGCGAAGGACGACGCCACCCGCGCCCGCAAGGAGGCCTCGGAGGCTGCGGAGAAGGCCCGCGCACAGCAGGCCCAGCCCGCCGCCGAGGCGCAGCCCGCCACACAGAAGGCGGATGGCGACGCCACGGCCGACACCCACGTCCAGGCCGCGAAGGTCCTCGGCATGGCCCAGGAGATGGCGGACCGCCTCACCTCTGAGGCGCAGGAAGAGGCCCGCTCCATGCTCGACGAGGCTCGCGGCGCCGCCCAGCGCCAGATCCAGGACGCAGAAAACCGCTCCCGCACCCAGCTCGAGGAGGCGGACAAGAAGGCCAAGCAGACCACCGAGCAGGCGGAGTCCCGCGCCCAGCAGCTCGTCAGCGATGCCGAGCGCACGGCCACCGAGACCACGAACGAGGCCAACTCCCGCGCCGAGGCTCAGATCCGCCAGGCGGAGGAGCAGGCGGCGAAGCTGCGCAGCGACGCCGAGCGCAAGCACACCGAGATCATGAACACGGTGAAGCAGCAGCAGAGCGCGCTGGAAAACCGCATCGGCGAGCTGCGCACCTTCGAGCGCGAGTACCGCACGCGCCTGAAGACCCTCCTGCAGTCGCAGCTCGAGGAGCTGGAAACCCGCGGCACATTTGCCCCCGGCAACTCCAACGACGATAAGTAG